GCTCCTCTAGCTAAACGTTTCTCTCCTTCTCGCCAACTTTCTCGCCAACTTCTCTCCCTGCTAGCCTTGTTCTTAACACGTTTGGTCTCAAACTGGTCAGAGAGTGTCTTCTCTCTCGCCTTCTCAACCGTGTACTTGTGGATGCTCTCCATAAGCACACACTTGTTCTTAAACACCCCACCCTTCACTTTCATGTacatttcatggtacatgtgcttGTCGATCTTGTTTTTCTCACGGTAGTTGAGAAGGAAACGCCTCAACACCCTCATTCTATTCATCCAGAGAAACTTGGTCGGTTGCCTCGCCTCTCTTGTGCCCTTTCTCTTACCTGAAAACCCAATAAACGTTGAATAAGGAAATCTCAAATCTATCACaagcttataaaaaaaatgcgaccaaaaaatagattttgcaTTCATTACCAGAACCAGAGTGACGACCCTTTCGTTTGGCCTCGTTCAAAGTCCTTGCATGAGCACGTGAGTGGATCTTGGAGAGTTTCCTGATAATTAAACCATCCTTGACAAGAGTCCTAAGGGCATGATTATCCCTGATAGGTTTCTtaggaaattttttttcttttttccatctgaaaaaaaaatttaaagggaaccaatcgcgggccgccatgCGTCGGTGAAGCCCACGAACAGTGCAAAGATCCAACGTAAATCGGTCCttattttgtagtttttgttACCGGTTATTTAGTTTTTGCTGGGACCCcccataattttaataaaatttttttgctaaagacCCCTTTTAAGGATCCAAGGATGTTGATGGTCTAATGTTCTGCCCCTGATAGAGTTATGGGAATTGGGTATCATGTCCATAGTGGAATAAAAATTAAGTG
This genomic interval from Brassica napus cultivar Da-Ae chromosome A5 unlocalized genomic scaffold, Da-Ae chrA05_Random_24, whole genome shotgun sequence contains the following:
- the LOC125594251 gene encoding 60S ribosomal protein L19-2-like, with product MAARDWDNHALRTLVKDGLIIRKLSKIHSRAHARTLNEAKRKGRHSGSGKRKGTREARQPTKFLWMNRMRVLRRFLLNYREKNKIDKHMYHEMYMKVKGGVFKNKCVLMESIHKYTVEKAREKTLSDQFETKRVKNKASRERSWRESWREGEKRLARGAGGGEISCCVLSLLLQ